In one window of Dokdonia sp. PRO95 DNA:
- a CDS encoding NAD-dependent epimerase/dehydratase family protein — MILVTGSTGLVGTHLLLSLTQKGDSVRALYRSESKKEEVVSFFAFAKAESQLQRIDWVQGDITEIPSLATAFEGITHVYHCAALISFDPYQFKKLTKINIEGTANIVNLCLANNIKKLVHISSIATLANTPNNPITEENFWDPDAKNSVYALTKNGAEMEVWRGTQEGLNAIILNPGIIIGEGNYQAGSGKFFNHILERKDLYPTGSSAVIDVKDLVALMEKVMITPLAQERYIATAYNITYRELLKEIAQTLGKKAPTRPLSSSLLQFLNFLDFIRGIFTRKRQITKIGYKSLQTQTLYNNNKIVEAFNYVPTPLDETLSRIAVHINQTR, encoded by the coding sequence ATGATTTTAGTTACGGGGAGTACTGGACTTGTAGGCACGCATTTACTGTTAAGCCTCACACAAAAAGGTGATAGCGTTAGAGCATTATACAGAAGTGAATCTAAGAAGGAAGAGGTTGTTTCTTTTTTTGCTTTCGCGAAAGCGGAATCTCAATTACAACGTATAGATTGGGTTCAAGGGGATATTACAGAAATACCCAGCCTCGCCACAGCCTTTGAGGGTATAACCCATGTGTATCATTGTGCGGCACTTATTTCATTTGACCCCTACCAATTTAAAAAGCTTACTAAAATAAATATTGAAGGAACGGCAAATATTGTAAACCTATGCCTAGCAAATAATATAAAAAAGCTAGTCCATATAAGCTCTATTGCTACGCTGGCAAACACACCAAACAATCCAATTACAGAAGAAAATTTCTGGGATCCCGACGCCAAAAATTCGGTATATGCGCTCACAAAAAATGGCGCAGAGATGGAAGTATGGAGAGGAACACAAGAAGGCTTAAACGCAATTATTTTAAATCCCGGAATTATAATAGGTGAAGGAAACTACCAAGCTGGCAGCGGAAAATTCTTTAATCATATTCTTGAAAGAAAAGATTTATACCCTACTGGAAGTAGCGCTGTGATAGATGTAAAGGACCTAGTAGCATTAATGGAGAAAGTTATGATCACTCCTCTAGCGCAAGAAAGATACATCGCGACTGCTTACAATATCACTTATCGTGAGCTACTAAAAGAAATAGCACAGACTTTAGGCAAGAAAGCACCTACTAGACCTCTAAGCAGTAGCTTACTACAGTTTTTAAACTTCTTAGACTTTATAAGAGGCATATTTACTCGCAAAAGACAAATAACTAAAATAGGGTACAAGTCATTGCAAACACAGACGCTGTACAATAATAACAAAATAGTAGAGGCATTTAATTATGTTCCCACGCCACTGGATGAGACATTATCACGTATAGCAGTGCATATTAATCAGACTCGCTAA
- a CDS encoding polyprenol monophosphomannose synthase has protein sequence MANAVVIIPTYNEIENIERLLRNIFALQRAFHILVVDDNSPDGTAATVKELQESYKGKLFLLNRPKKNGLGTAYIAGFKWALDQEYEYVFEMDADFSHNPNDLIRLYNACVKDGADLAIGSRYVTGVNVVNWPMGRVLLSWGASRYVRFITRMNIYDTTAGFICYHRKVLKAINLENIKFVGYAFQIEMKYKAYLKKFKIVEVPVVFTDRTKGESKMSSGIISEAIFGVVKMRLQHLFKK, from the coding sequence ATGGCAAACGCTGTAGTTATCATACCCACCTACAACGAGATTGAGAATATTGAGAGACTATTGCGCAATATATTTGCGCTACAACGAGCTTTCCATATTTTAGTTGTTGATGATAATTCTCCAGATGGAACAGCTGCTACTGTAAAAGAACTTCAAGAATCTTATAAAGGGAAACTATTTCTTTTAAATAGACCTAAGAAAAATGGGCTTGGTACTGCATATATAGCGGGCTTCAAATGGGCTCTTGATCAAGAATATGAATATGTTTTTGAGATGGATGCAGATTTTTCACATAACCCTAATGATTTGATTAGGCTTTATAATGCATGTGTTAAAGATGGTGCAGATCTTGCTATAGGATCTAGATACGTAACGGGAGTTAATGTTGTAAACTGGCCCATGGGGAGGGTATTGCTTTCTTGGGGAGCCTCCAGATATGTTAGGTTTATAACAAGGATGAACATATATGATACTACAGCTGGATTTATTTGCTATCATCGTAAGGTGTTAAAAGCAATAAATCTTGAAAATATTAAATTTGTAGGGTATGCGTTTCAAATAGAGATGAAGTATAAAGCATATCTCAAAAAGTTTAAAATAGTTGAAGTTCCTGTAGTCTTTACAGATAGAACTAAAGGTGAAAGTAAAATGAGCTCAGGTATTATCTCTGAGGCTATTTTTGGTGTTGTTAAAATGCGATTACAACACCTTTTTAAAAAGTGA
- a CDS encoding dihydroorotase, whose product MEKILIKDAHIVNEGTIFRGDVLIHDGIIEEIAESISAKSGDVHIFDAEGTYLIPGIIDDQVHFREPGLTHKANIATESKAAVAGGITSFIEMPNTNPQTTTVEKLEEKFEIAANSSAANYSFMFGGTNDNLDEILKVDKKSVAGLKLFLGSSTGNMLVDNEAVLEKIFKSTDMVISTHCEDEETIRKNLAIYKERYGDDIPMNLHPIIRSEEACYISSSRAIALAKKTGARLHVFHLSTGKETELFDNSIPLAEKKITAEVCIHHLWFSDADYDEKGSRIKWNPAVKTAQDRDMLFQALLDDKIDVIATDHAPHTLEEKNNVYTKAPSGGPLVQHALPAMLEFYHQGKISLEKIVEKMCHNPAILFQVEKRGYIRKGYKADLVLVDLNAPWTVQKDNILYKCGWSPFEGTTFKSRITHTFVNGRLAHKNFKVYDELFGERLTFDR is encoded by the coding sequence ATGGAAAAGATTTTAATAAAAGATGCTCATATTGTTAACGAAGGAACCATTTTTAGAGGGGACGTATTAATACATGATGGCATTATAGAGGAAATTGCAGAAAGTATAAGTGCAAAATCTGGTGATGTGCACATTTTTGATGCAGAGGGTACTTATCTTATACCTGGAATTATAGATGACCAAGTGCATTTTAGAGAGCCTGGACTTACTCATAAAGCAAATATTGCGACAGAATCTAAAGCGGCTGTTGCTGGAGGTATTACATCTTTTATCGAAATGCCTAACACAAACCCACAAACTACTACTGTTGAGAAGTTGGAAGAAAAGTTTGAAATTGCAGCAAACTCATCTGCAGCAAACTATTCTTTTATGTTTGGAGGGACTAATGACAACCTTGATGAGATCTTAAAAGTTGATAAGAAAAGTGTTGCCGGACTTAAGTTGTTTTTAGGGAGCTCTACTGGTAATATGCTGGTAGATAATGAGGCAGTGCTTGAAAAAATATTTAAGTCTACAGATATGGTTATTTCAACCCACTGTGAAGACGAGGAGACCATTAGAAAAAACCTGGCCATTTATAAAGAGCGCTATGGTGATGATATACCTATGAATCTCCACCCTATCATAAGAAGTGAGGAGGCATGTTATATATCTTCATCTAGAGCAATAGCGCTTGCAAAGAAAACTGGAGCTAGACTTCACGTTTTTCACTTATCTACAGGTAAGGAAACAGAGTTGTTTGATAACAGCATTCCACTAGCCGAAAAGAAAATTACAGCAGAGGTTTGCATACATCACCTATGGTTTTCTGATGCAGATTATGATGAGAAGGGCTCTAGGATAAAATGGAATCCAGCTGTAAAAACCGCTCAAGATCGTGATATGCTCTTTCAAGCATTGCTAGATGATAAGATTGATGTTATAGCAACAGATCACGCTCCACATACTCTAGAAGAAAAAAATAACGTTTATACAAAAGCTCCTAGTGGCGGCCCATTAGTACAACATGCTTTACCGGCAATGTTAGAGTTTTATCATCAGGGAAAAATCTCTTTAGAGAAGATTGTAGAAAAGATGTGTCATAATCCAGCAATACTTTTTCAAGTAGAAAAGAGAGGGTATATACGTAAGGGTTATAAGGCAGATCTTGTGCTTGTAGATCTTAATGCACCGTGGACTGTACAAAAAGACAATATTCTTTATAAGTGCGGTTGGTCTCCTTTTGAAGGAACTACATTCAAGTCTAGAATAACACACACTTTTGTAAATGGGCGCCTTGCTCATAAAAACTTTAAGGTGTACGATGAACTTTTTGGTGAACGTCTTACGTTTGATAGATAA
- a CDS encoding DUF4296 domain-containing protein, whose protein sequence is MRGLYALFLGFMCLMSCQDIPPVEKPDNFINQKTMENILYESVLISSARGYNIAQLKLLGIQPETYIYDKFDIDSLTYAKNLAYYTADVDAYKSLNAKVLERVKAELKVNDSIERVQKKEQDSLRTLKAREVQAKFKQNDSAKFKEIPRRLITDTFSRKKIRVKEDFSESD, encoded by the coding sequence ATGAGAGGATTATATGCTTTATTTCTAGGTTTTATGTGCTTGATGAGTTGTCAAGACATTCCGCCTGTAGAAAAGCCAGATAATTTCATTAATCAGAAAACCATGGAGAATATATTATATGAATCTGTACTTATTTCTAGTGCTAGAGGTTATAATATTGCACAGCTTAAACTCTTGGGGATCCAGCCAGAAACTTATATTTATGATAAATTTGATATTGACAGCCTTACGTATGCAAAGAATCTAGCTTATTACACAGCAGATGTAGATGCTTACAAATCTTTAAATGCTAAAGTGCTAGAGAGAGTCAAAGCAGAATTGAAAGTGAATGACTCGATAGAAAGAGTGCAGAAAAAAGAGCAAGATTCTTTGCGAACATTAAAAGCAAGAGAAGTACAAGCAAAATTTAAACAAAATGATTCTGCAAAGTTTAAAGAAATTCCAAGGCGTTTAATTACAGATACTTTTAGCAGAAAAAAGATACGGGTAAAAGAAGATTTTAGCGAGTCTGATTAA